In the genome of Chloroflexota bacterium, one region contains:
- a CDS encoding type II toxin-antitoxin system RelB/DinJ family antitoxin has product MDKASARGEMVKARLDPELKRQAEAGLAAIGLTPATAVTLLYKYVAINGDLPLDLHIPNDKTLRAIEDARSGVGIEQYKNLNELMTKFR; this is encoded by the coding sequence ATGGACAAGGCGTCTGCCAGAGGAGAAATGGTCAAAGCGAGGCTGGACCCTGAGCTAAAGCGTCAAGCAGAGGCGGGGTTGGCGGCAATAGGCCTAACGCCCGCGACCGCAGTCACACTGCTGTACAAGTACGTCGCGATTAACGGAGACCTGCCCTTGGACCTGCACATTCCTAACGACAAGACCCTACGCGCCATTGAGGATGCGCGGAGCGGTGTTGGGATAGAGCAATACAAGAACCTCAATGAGCTGATGACGAAATTCCGATAG
- the speE gene encoding polyamine aminopropyltransferase, with product MLGDPTKWYIERITPDLVQLTSIKGVVFSGKSKYQTVEVLENGCFGRCLVLDGKTQSSQADEFIYHESLVHPVMLAHPDPQTVCIAGGGEGATAREALRHNTVKRAVMIDLDAEVVDLCREYLEGHHQGAFDDPRLDLQINDASAYLQGTSEGFDVILLDLPDPMEGGPAYMLYTKSFYEMLRGKLNPGGLLVTQSGPASVINYTEVFTAINKTLREVFPTVVPYSVHMQSFGETWGFNVASLGPNPSELTAAEVDARLAERGIAPLDFYDGVMHSALFALPPYIRAALASEERIITAENPIFVF from the coding sequence ATGTTAGGCGACCCCACCAAATGGTACATAGAGCGCATTACGCCTGACCTGGTCCAGCTGACCAGCATCAAGGGCGTGGTGTTCTCTGGGAAAAGCAAATATCAGACCGTTGAGGTGCTCGAAAACGGGTGCTTTGGCCGCTGCCTTGTCCTCGACGGCAAGACGCAGTCGTCACAGGCGGACGAGTTCATCTACCACGAGAGCCTGGTGCACCCGGTGATGCTGGCGCATCCGGACCCGCAGACGGTCTGCATTGCCGGCGGCGGGGAAGGCGCCACGGCCCGCGAGGCGCTGCGCCACAACACGGTGAAGCGGGCCGTGATGATCGACCTAGACGCCGAGGTGGTCGACCTGTGCCGCGAATACCTAGAAGGGCACCACCAGGGCGCCTTCGACGACCCGCGGCTGGACCTGCAGATCAACGACGCCTCGGCGTACCTGCAGGGCACGTCCGAGGGCTTCGACGTCATCCTGCTCGACCTGCCTGACCCGATGGAGGGCGGCCCGGCGTACATGCTCTACACCAAGAGCTTCTACGAGATGCTCAGGGGCAAGCTGAACCCGGGTGGGCTGCTTGTGACGCAGTCGGGCCCGGCCAGCGTCATCAACTACACAGAGGTCTTCACCGCCATCAACAAGACCCTCCGTGAGGTCTTCCCGACCGTCGTGCCGTACAGCGTGCACATGCAGTCGTTCGGCGAGACGTGGGGCTTCAACGTGGCCTCGCTGGGCCCGAACCCGTCGGAGCTGACGGCCGCCGAGGTGGACGCCCGGCTGGCCGAGCGGGGCATCGCACCGCTGGACTTCTACGACGGCGTCATGCACTCGGCGCTCTTCGCGCTGCCGCCCTACATCCGCGCCGCCCTGGCGTCGGAGGAGCGGATCATCACCGCGGAGAACCCGATCTTCGTGTTTTAG
- the speD gene encoding adenosylmethionine decarboxylase, which translates to MNALGVHLILELQECRPDLLDNLDYVQQTLLEAAETTGATIIGNTFHKFSPQGVTGVVAIAESHLCIHTWPEYGYAAADIFTCGEGFSPHEAAAIIAEKFECKSPTVQQLARGMLKQLAGA; encoded by the coding sequence TTGAATGCGCTCGGAGTACACCTGATCTTGGAGCTACAGGAGTGCCGGCCAGATCTGTTGGATAACCTTGACTATGTCCAGCAAACCCTTCTGGAAGCCGCCGAGACCACAGGTGCCACAATCATCGGAAACACGTTCCACAAGTTCTCGCCGCAAGGCGTGACCGGCGTGGTTGCCATCGCAGAATCCCACCTTTGCATTCATACGTGGCCGGAGTATGGGTACGCCGCAGCAGACATCTTCACCTGCGGCGAGGGTTTCAGCCCCCATGAAGCCGCTGCAATCATCGCGGAAAAGTTCGAGTGCAAGTCCCCCACAGTCCAGCAACTTGCACGCGGCATGCTGAAGCAGCTGGCGGGCGCTTGA